A single genomic interval of Armigeres subalbatus isolate Guangzhou_Male chromosome 1, GZ_Asu_2, whole genome shotgun sequence harbors:
- the LOC134206341 gene encoding uncharacterized protein LOC134206341 — translation MVYDSLALIARFMMFLKVLLQEVWQASVGWNDPIEDPQYEKWLAWLAIFPQIATIEIPRCYRTLTPSGIATVVQMHTFVDASENGFAAAVYLRFENADTVECALVSAKTRVAPLKFLSIPRSELQAAVIGVRLADTISKSLSIHVSQRMFWTDSKDVLCWLHSDHRRYNQFVAFRVSEILETTDVFEWRWVPTKHNVADEGTKWKRAPNLASDSRWFRGPKFLVLDEENWPVNPFPKETTEIELRPHLLLHTKPIDPVIDSHDFSKWTDLQRVTAYVLRYMNNLKRNCHGKPQASGPLTRKDYVDAENHLFRRAQFAAFTDEIAILLKNRSLANPVKTISRFSLLYDWCAFLDENDVLRVNGRTKACVFIDRNAAEPVILPRDHPVTRLIISDVHERFNHQNHETVVNEILQRYRIPRLKAAYNKIRKDCQNAK, via the coding sequence ATGGTGTACGACTCATTGGCACTCATCGCCCGCTTTATGATGTTTTTGAAAGTTCTGCTCCAGGAGGTCTGGCAAGCATCAGTAGGCTGGAATGACCCGATTGAAGATCCGCAGTATGAGAAATGGTTGGCATGGCTTGCGATCTTCCCGCAGATAGCAACAATTGAAATCCCACGCTGCTATCGAACTCTAACACCCAGTGGAATAGCTACCGTAGTACAAATGCATACTTTCGTCGATGCAAGCGAAAATGGCTTTGCTGCAGCAGTGTATCTACGGTTCGAGAACGCTGATACTGTTGAATGCGCATTGGTTAGCGCGAAAACAAGAGTTGCGCCGCTTAAGTTCTTGTCAATTCCGCGGTCCGAGCTTCAAGCTGCAGTAATCGGCGTGCGATTAGCTGATACAATATCAAAATCACTTTCAATCCACGTCAGTCAGCGGATGTTTTGGACGGATTCCAAAGATGTACTCTGTTGGCTCCACTCCGATCATAGACGATACAACCAATTTGTCGCATTCCGTGTCAGCGAAATCCTTGAGACGACGGATGTTTTTGAGTGGCGATGGGTACCGACGAAACATAATGTCGCTGACGAAGGAACGAAGTGGAAACGAGCCCCGAACTTAGCCAGTGACAGCCGCTGGTTTCGTGGGCCAAAGTTCCTTGTCCTCGACGAAGAAAACTGGCCCGTGAATCCGTTTCCTAAAGAAACTACCGAGATAGAGCTTCGACCACATCTACTCCTCCACACAAAACCTATTGATCCGGTAATTGATTCACACGACTTCTCAAAATGGACTGACCTGCAACGTGTGACCGCGTACGTTCTGCGATACATGAACAATCTGAAGCGCAACTGTCATGGAAAACCGCAAGCGTCTGGACCACTAACAAGAAAGGATTACGTCGACGCAGAAAATCATCTGTTCCGCCGTGCTCAGTTCGCTGCTTTCACAGACGAGATAGCTATCCTCTTAAAGAACCGTTCGTTGGCGAACCCAGTTAAAACGATTTCCAGATTTAGCTTGCTATATGATTGGTGTGCTTTTCTGGACGAAAACGACGTGCTTCGTGTAAACGGTCGAACAAAAGCATGTGTATTCATCGATCGCAACGCAGCCGAACCAGTAATTCTACCCCGTGATCATCCTGTAACGCGCCTCATCATTTCTGACGTTCACGAGCGGTTCAATCACCAGAATCACGAAACAGTTGTGAACGAGATACTACAACGCTACCGTATTCCTCGTTTGAAAGCAGCGTACAACAAGATCCGGAAAGACTGTCAAAATGCAAAATAA